GGATATCGTTGCCGCGCTGAAGATTTCCAGCGTGGTCGAACGCATTGGCGATTATGCGAAGAACATCGCCAAGCGGGTTCCGCTCCTCAACAGCCTCGGCAATGTCGAGCCATTGGCCTTGATGCCGGAAATGGCGCGAATCGCGACAGAGATGGTGCACAACGTCCTGATCGCTTTCGTCGAACGCGATCCGGAAATGGCCCTTCAGGTGATCGAGCGCGACAGAGCGGTCGACGACTTCTACAATTCGATCTTCCGCGCGCTCCTGACCTTTATGATGGAGAACCCACAGAACATCGGTCAGTCGACCCATTTGCTGTTCGTCGCGAAGAACGTCGAACGTGTCGGCGATCATGCGACCAACATCGCCGAGATGGTCTATTACGCAGCCACTGGCGACTATCTCGGCGATCGGCCGAAAGGTGCCGACCCATTGGAGCAGGAGTAGGACAATGGCCTCGCGGCGCCTCCTTCTGGTCGAAGACGATGTCGCGCTGTCGGAGCTTGTCCGTTTCCACTTCGAGCGCGACGGCTGGGAGGTTCGCCAGACCGGCGACGGCGAAGAAGCGCTGATCATGGCCGACGAGCTCCACCCG
The window above is part of the Sphingomonas sp. HDW15A genome. Proteins encoded here:
- the phoU gene encoding phosphate signaling complex protein PhoU, producing the protein MATSGHTLKAFDEDLDRLRALISEMGGIAEYAIRESMRCLVERDHDGARRIIEDDKKLDVLEVEAERRAVQLIALRAPMAGDLRDIVAALKISSVVERIGDYAKNIAKRVPLLNSLGNVEPLALMPEMARIATEMVHNVLIAFVERDPEMALQVIERDRAVDDFYNSIFRALLTFMMENPQNIGQSTHLLFVAKNVERVGDHATNIAEMVYYAATGDYLGDRPKGADPLEQE